One stretch of Segatella copri DNA includes these proteins:
- a CDS encoding AbgT family transporter yields the protein MYKKVLAYLALSLGIAEVVVILVSWLLTAAMPESFAHSLTSPEGIRWFMGHFVDHLTSVWLVWLVLISITIGVVKQSRVLHFDHTQYRQRTALRLMLIELCISVGILLALTLLPHAILLNAVGTLFPGPFTHSLIPYICFSVMVMSMSYGIMSESIKGISQVYDAMNQGIRLLSPCFLFYILVMQLYTSILYVME from the coding sequence ATGTATAAGAAAGTATTGGCCTATCTGGCATTATCGTTGGGAATAGCCGAAGTAGTGGTGATTCTGGTTTCGTGGCTGCTTACTGCTGCGATGCCCGAGTCGTTCGCCCATTCGCTTACCAGCCCCGAGGGCATCCGCTGGTTTATGGGCCATTTTGTAGACCATCTCACCTCAGTATGGCTCGTATGGCTGGTGCTCATCAGCATCACCATCGGGGTGGTAAAGCAGAGTAGGGTGCTCCATTTCGACCATACCCAGTATCGCCAGCGCACGGCCTTGCGCCTGATGCTCATCGAGTTGTGCATCTCTGTAGGTATCCTGCTGGCGCTCACACTCTTGCCCCATGCCATTCTGCTGAATGCCGTAGGAACCCTCTTTCCGGGTCCGTTCACGCATAGTCTCATTCCGTACATCTGTTTCTCGGTCATGGTGATGAGCATGAGTTACGGCATCATGAGCGAGAGTATCAAGGGCATCAGTCAGGTTTATGATGCGATGAATCAAGGCATCCGTCTCCTGTCGCCCTGCTTTCTTTTCTACATTCTCGTGATGCAGCTCTATACATCCATCCTCTATGTAATGGAGTAA
- a CDS encoding transposase: protein MDRDEAIARGLRVHETQHSMKRRSPWHDYHGRGTYMLTLVVEGRMPLLGKLWGRVDARPGDGDAPKVMLSELGIAIAKEEIPKIHKYYPQVEVWRVCIMPDHIHLIVRVKEDLRGGQAMESLGTEARGGQASALAKGANQALAGENEAGSIGMTAKREKEMGSLGMVIKGFKMGCNKAYWRIYGMNTTARKGLFELGYNDKVLLHERQLEGWKKYLDDNPRRLMVKRMNPGLFTVMQNKEVAGRRCQMVGNCFLLDIPDKVAVVVHRRYSEGDLRRLREEWLACGERGGVLVSAAISTKEKEVLREAMNRGYRIVLLRENGFPRLYKPCGESFYACSEGLLLQISPWDYHMEKKTITREQCLELNEMAERIAEWR from the coding sequence ATGGATAGAGATGAAGCTATAGCTAGAGGATTGAGGGTGCATGAAACCCAGCACTCCATGAAACGCAGAAGCCCATGGCATGATTACCATGGAAGGGGTACTTATATGCTGACGCTTGTGGTGGAGGGACGCATGCCTCTGCTGGGGAAACTGTGGGGACGGGTGGATGCCCGTCCTGGGGATGGTGATGCGCCGAAAGTGATGCTTTCTGAACTGGGGATTGCCATCGCGAAGGAGGAGATTCCGAAGATTCATAAATATTACCCCCAGGTGGAGGTTTGGAGGGTTTGCATCATGCCTGATCATATTCACCTGATTGTGAGGGTGAAGGAGGACTTGAGAGGGGGACAAGCGATGGAATCGCTTGGAACGGAGGCTCGAGGGGGACAGGCTTCGGCTCTGGCTAAAGGGGCTAACCAGGCTCTGGCTGGAGAGAATGAGGCGGGCTCGATTGGGATGACGGCGAAAAGAGAGAAAGAGATGGGTTCGCTGGGAATGGTGATAAAGGGGTTTAAGATGGGATGCAACAAGGCTTACTGGAGGATTTATGGGATGAATACGACAGCTAGGAAGGGGCTCTTTGAATTGGGGTATAATGACAAGGTTCTGCTACATGAGAGACAACTGGAGGGATGGAAGAAATACTTGGATGATAACCCGAGAAGACTGATGGTGAAGAGGATGAACCCGGGGCTTTTTACCGTGATGCAGAATAAAGAGGTGGCGGGTCGCAGATGCCAGATGGTGGGAAACTGTTTCTTGCTCGATATTCCTGATAAGGTGGCGGTCGTTGTACATCGCCGGTATTCTGAGGGGGATTTGAGGCGCTTGCGCGAGGAATGGCTGGCTTGCGGAGAACGTGGTGGCGTGCTGGTGAGTGCTGCTATCTCGACTAAGGAGAAGGAGGTTTTGCGCGAGGCTATGAACCGGGGGTACCGTATTGTGCTCTTGAGGGAGAACGGGTTCCCGAGGTTGTATAAGCCTTGCGGAGAGAGTTTTTATGCCTGTTCTGAGGGGCTGCTGCTGCAAATTAGCCCCTGGGATTACCATATGGAGAAGAAGACTATTACCAGGGAACAATGCCTGGAACTGAATGAGATGGCGGAAAGGATTGCGGAATGGAGATAG
- a CDS encoding IS256 family transposase has protein sequence MDNLEIDYKKVAQQLRSGEALFGKDGALAPLLERILNSALEGEMDAHLSEEERSSGNRRNGKMSKKVQTKYGEVTIETPRDRDGTFQPETVKKRETILANGMADQIIEMYAMGTSTRDISSYFEREFNTTLSADTISSITDRVLPEITAWKSRMLDPVYAICWLDAIHYKVKDENGRAVTRAIYNILGINKEGQKELLGMYVSKSEGANFWLEVLTDLQNRGVRDILICCIDGLKGFPDAIQSVFPESSVQLCIVHQIRNSIKYVGSKHQKEFIKDLRTVYGAVNKDSAAANLDLLESKWGEMYPIVIKSWRDNWERLTEYFQYTPVIRKLIYTTNTVEGYHRQVRKVTKTKGVFPTDNSLEKLVYLAYRNIRKKWTMPLANWGQISQQLAIKFGDRFKIM, from the coding sequence ATGGACAACTTAGAAATTGATTACAAGAAAGTAGCTCAGCAGTTGCGTAGTGGTGAAGCCTTATTTGGCAAGGACGGAGCATTAGCTCCATTGTTAGAGCGTATTCTCAACTCAGCTCTCGAAGGTGAGATGGACGCTCATTTAAGTGAAGAGGAACGCTCTTCCGGCAACCGTCGTAATGGTAAGATGAGTAAGAAGGTTCAAACAAAATATGGTGAGGTCACTATAGAGACTCCTCGTGACCGAGACGGAACTTTCCAACCTGAGACCGTAAAGAAGCGTGAGACTATTCTTGCCAATGGCATGGCAGACCAGATTATTGAGATGTACGCCATGGGCACCAGCACACGTGACATCAGCAGCTACTTTGAGCGTGAGTTCAACACAACTCTATCAGCCGATACTATCAGCTCTATAACAGACCGTGTATTACCCGAAATCACCGCCTGGAAGTCTCGCATGCTCGATCCTGTATATGCCATTTGCTGGCTTGATGCTATCCATTATAAGGTAAAGGATGAGAATGGCAGAGCTGTCACACGAGCCATTTACAACATTCTTGGTATCAACAAGGAAGGCCAAAAAGAACTGTTAGGTATGTATGTGTCTAAGAGTGAAGGAGCTAACTTCTGGCTAGAAGTTCTTACGGATCTTCAGAACCGTGGTGTTCGAGACATCTTGATTTGTTGTATTGATGGTCTCAAAGGCTTCCCAGATGCCATCCAAAGCGTATTTCCTGAGAGTTCTGTGCAGCTCTGTATTGTCCATCAGATACGCAATTCTATCAAGTATGTTGGCAGTAAGCATCAAAAGGAGTTTATCAAGGATTTAAGAACAGTATATGGTGCAGTAAACAAAGACTCCGCTGCTGCTAATTTAGACCTGTTAGAGTCTAAGTGGGGAGAGATGTACCCAATTGTCATCAAGTCATGGCGTGACAATTGGGAACGTCTGACAGAGTATTTCCAATATACTCCAGTCATCCGTAAACTCATTTATACGACCAATACGGTTGAGGGGTATCACAGACAGGTAAGAAAGGTCACAAAGACTAAAGGGGTCTTTCCTACGGATAATTCTTTGGAGAAGCTTGTGTACTTAGCTTACCGCAACATCCGTAAGAAATGGACTATGCCACTGGCAAATTGGGGACAAATTTCTCAACAATTGGCAATAAAATTTGGAGATAGATTTAAAATTATGTAA
- a CDS encoding CHC2 zinc finger domain-containing protein: protein MMEKYEIQKLRELPIEKVAKEMGMKVEHHKALCPFHDDHHASLMFSKTKNCCRCYVCMRSSIGTIDLAMRYLGKDFPAACRWLAEEHQIQLEEDSSSGKNSSFGGSSGRGASSGSSSGDSSSGDNSGKSSFDASRYARFFEHPWLNQAARRFLFEERKIDWRVVNWCRLTSWTDKKGINWLQIPYFNTDGRLIGIQNRNLDYTKKKSSSGGCSSEGNVSSEEKSPGEEKEQDAPRFRFPYGARCSIYNLPVVKRLKPGERLFITEGCSDCWAMLSAGHKAIAIPSATLLKPEDKQLLTDIGRLYQVEFHMFPDQDVPGESLFMQLREMLPQLVHHQLPPGCKDFSEYYLLGAAAPSGSKEPINK from the coding sequence ATGATGGAGAAATATGAGATTCAGAAACTGCGCGAACTTCCGATAGAGAAGGTTGCGAAAGAGATGGGGATGAAGGTGGAGCACCATAAGGCGCTCTGCCCCTTCCATGACGACCACCACGCCAGCCTTATGTTCAGCAAGACCAAGAATTGCTGCAGATGTTATGTATGCATGAGGAGTTCCATCGGCACCATCGACCTGGCGATGCGATACCTGGGGAAGGATTTTCCGGCGGCTTGCCGATGGCTCGCAGAAGAACATCAGATTCAGCTGGAGGAGGATTCTTCTTCGGGGAAAAACTCTTCCTTTGGGGGCTCTTCGGGCAGAGGGGCTTCCTCGGGCTCTTCATCCGGTGATTCTTCTTCGGGTGATAATTCGGGGAAATCTTCCTTCGATGCAAGCAGGTATGCTAGGTTCTTCGAGCATCCCTGGCTCAACCAGGCAGCTCGGAGATTTCTCTTCGAGGAGAGGAAGATTGACTGGAGAGTGGTGAACTGGTGCCGACTGACTTCCTGGACGGATAAGAAGGGTATCAACTGGCTGCAGATTCCTTACTTCAATACCGATGGGCGGCTTATTGGTATTCAGAACCGGAACCTGGATTACACGAAGAAAAAATCTTCATCGGGAGGCTGTTCTTCTGAGGGGAATGTTTCTTCTGAAGAAAAAAGTCCGGGCGAAGAAAAGGAGCAGGATGCTCCCCGCTTCCGGTTCCCTTACGGCGCAAGATGCAGCATCTATAACCTGCCGGTTGTGAAGAGACTGAAACCGGGCGAGAGGCTGTTTATTACGGAGGGATGTAGCGATTGCTGGGCGATGCTTTCTGCCGGACATAAGGCGATTGCCATCCCTTCTGCTACGCTTCTCAAACCCGAGGATAAGCAGCTGCTGACGGATATCGGAAGACTGTATCAGGTGGAATTCCACATGTTTCCCGATCAGGATGTGCCGGGCGAAAGCCTCTTCATGCAACTCAGGGAGATGCTCCCCCAGCTGGTTCACCACCAGTTGCCACCGGGCTGCAAGGATTTCAGCGAATACTATCTTTTAGGGGCTGCTGCACCTTCTGGGAGCAAGGAGCCGATAAACAAATGA
- a CDS encoding bifunctional 4-hydroxy-2-oxoglutarate aldolase/2-dehydro-3-deoxy-phosphogluconate aldolase yields MAKFSKMQVMAAMKETGMVPVFFNKDVEICKNVIKACYEGGVRVFEFTNRGDFAHEIFGELVKWADKACPEMILGAGTVVDAGTASLYLQLGANFIVGPNFNPEIAPVCNRRLVPYSPGCGSVTEINNAQAAGCDVTKVFPAGNVGGPSFVKNVMAPLRWSNIMVTGAVEPTEENLTPWIKAGVLCVGMGSKLFPKETVAAGDWAAITAKCQEALGYIAKARA; encoded by the coding sequence ATGGCAAAGTTTAGCAAAATGCAGGTTATGGCAGCTATGAAAGAGACTGGTATGGTACCTGTTTTCTTCAATAAGGATGTTGAAATCTGCAAGAACGTCATCAAGGCTTGTTACGAGGGTGGCGTACGTGTTTTCGAGTTTACTAACCGTGGTGACTTCGCTCACGAGATTTTCGGAGAGTTGGTAAAGTGGGCCGACAAGGCTTGTCCTGAGATGATTCTGGGTGCAGGTACAGTTGTTGACGCCGGTACAGCTTCTCTGTATCTCCAGCTCGGCGCTAACTTCATCGTAGGTCCTAACTTCAACCCAGAGATTGCTCCAGTTTGCAACCGTCGTCTGGTTCCTTATTCACCAGGTTGCGGTTCTGTAACTGAAATCAATAATGCTCAGGCTGCCGGTTGCGACGTAACCAAGGTATTCCCAGCAGGTAACGTAGGCGGTCCTTCATTCGTCAAGAACGTAATGGCACCTTTGCGTTGGAGCAACATCATGGTAACAGGTGCGGTAGAGCCAACAGAGGAGAATCTTACTCCTTGGATCAAGGCTGGCGTTCTCTGCGTAGGTATGGGCTCTAAGCTCTTCCCTAAGGAGACAGTTGCTGCTGGCGACTGGGCTGCCATCACAGCCAAGTGTCAGGAGGCTCTCGGTTACATCGCGAAGGCTCGCGCTTAA
- a CDS encoding sensor histidine kinase: MQISASFFSMSPSSVLVVATLFLSACSPANKARVDELNEQSYAYHYRNLDSTKVLAERALKLSENYSSGRAEAYNNLAFVCIAKMDYKGAKGWLRKVEEESDNQIELAIADVQNMRLCQRESHNKDFYAYREKAMRRLRRIREEVNSMPKRESKRVVYAKSEFSIVAATYFYYVGLDEPMLQELNRLDPDELEQDSAQYLNYLYNIGSGGAIVKGTENEINQAEFDRLISCYMLASDPAHPYPYWQANALQSISEHLRKGEVSDFLIRNNLPAFQYLNIEQMPNNLLAGNFAQRALNIFSSYGDVYQTAGANRTLAECFWDIHDYSSALDCLNHALNDNKAIEQAPDLVASIRERLCLVYSAIDDKQQSDYNRNIYLDLQDRSRQDRQLEARAAALDENAQQLNLMIAAVVAMIVLVVVLLYVFDRMKRKKMKNQTMDELLAPLREWSENNTKKIKELKDKQEEVQDELNVTRLHIEENKKRNLEQRAKVSLVNSITPFIDRMIHEVNRLSEGGESDEVRQERYQYIAELTDKINQYNNVLTEWIQMRQGSLSLRIESFPLQQLFDIVSKGKMSFQMQGVKLDVEPTDAVVKADRILTLFMINTIADNARKFTPEGGKVTISAKVSDLVEISISDTGKGMDEEQLAHVFDRTYTGGHGFGLLNCKGIIEKYKKVSSLFAGCQIKAESKLGEGSRFSFRLPKGIARRTHQLLGIFIMLFVLLSASVQPCEAKKTNGIRQRHNHLKTNVDANLQRADDFADSAYFSNINRTYQRTLAFADSSRHYLNAFYLSKYPDGKYLMVAHPEVGMAAELFWIRSGLPTNYHVILDLRNECAVAALALHQWSLYQSNNKVYTQLFREISADNTLDNYVHTMQQSENSKTVAVVLLILLLLQLPLAYYLLYYRHVLSYRFAMIEQTKAKRTDEAEQESLKLELLTDELHRAEYENDKLHISNSVLDNCLSTLKHETMYYPSRIRQLIDSQPDDVDSLKELVDYYKSLYSLLSAQAMEQVEGNIKADDFLNRYLVSLMRGNSKDYHTGVAEIPGSAYVRYWIDQQDVAYDAALHAQLFTPLTGDLRYLLCRQIVRELGEITNLRGCGIKACQSDKGCLRIEAVLPARIKWKSLKS; encoded by the coding sequence ATGCAAATTTCTGCATCCTTCTTTTCCATGTCGCCATCATCAGTTCTGGTGGTGGCGACACTTTTTCTTTCAGCTTGTTCTCCTGCGAATAAGGCTAGGGTAGATGAGCTGAACGAGCAATCCTATGCTTATCATTATCGCAACCTCGATTCTACTAAAGTGCTGGCTGAGAGGGCTTTGAAGCTTTCAGAAAATTATTCCTCAGGCCGTGCTGAAGCCTATAACAACCTTGCCTTCGTCTGTATAGCCAAGATGGATTACAAGGGTGCCAAGGGATGGCTGAGGAAAGTTGAAGAGGAGAGCGATAATCAGATAGAACTCGCCATTGCCGATGTTCAGAACATGCGACTCTGCCAGAGAGAATCGCACAACAAAGATTTTTATGCTTATCGCGAGAAGGCGATGAGGCGTTTGCGCAGAATTCGCGAAGAGGTGAATTCCATGCCAAAGAGGGAAAGCAAACGCGTGGTTTATGCGAAATCTGAATTCAGTATTGTTGCCGCCACCTATTTTTATTATGTGGGCTTAGACGAGCCGATGCTTCAGGAGCTTAACCGTCTGGACCCAGATGAGCTGGAACAGGATTCGGCACAATATCTCAACTATCTTTATAATATAGGTTCGGGCGGAGCTATCGTCAAGGGAACCGAAAACGAAATCAATCAGGCGGAATTCGACCGGCTGATCAGTTGCTACATGTTGGCTAGCGACCCTGCCCATCCTTATCCTTACTGGCAGGCTAATGCCCTGCAATCTATTAGCGAGCACCTCAGAAAAGGAGAGGTGAGCGATTTCCTCATCCGCAACAACCTGCCTGCCTTCCAGTATCTCAACATCGAGCAGATGCCAAACAATCTGCTGGCAGGCAACTTTGCCCAGCGTGCCCTCAACATCTTTTCGAGCTACGGAGATGTTTATCAGACTGCCGGAGCCAACCGTACGCTGGCTGAATGTTTCTGGGATATCCATGATTATTCTTCGGCGCTCGACTGCCTGAATCATGCTCTGAACGACAACAAGGCGATAGAGCAGGCACCCGACCTCGTAGCGTCGATACGTGAAAGACTCTGTCTGGTTTATTCGGCTATAGATGATAAGCAGCAGAGCGATTACAACCGCAATATCTATCTGGATTTGCAGGACCGTTCGCGACAGGACCGCCAGCTGGAGGCACGTGCCGCGGCACTCGACGAGAACGCCCAGCAGCTCAACCTGATGATTGCTGCCGTGGTGGCGATGATTGTGCTCGTGGTGGTTCTGCTCTACGTTTTCGACCGCATGAAGCGCAAGAAGATGAAGAACCAGACGATGGACGAGCTGCTTGCACCTTTGCGTGAGTGGAGCGAGAATAACACTAAGAAAATCAAAGAATTAAAAGATAAGCAGGAGGAGGTTCAGGATGAACTGAACGTAACCCGACTGCATATCGAAGAAAACAAGAAACGCAATTTGGAACAAAGGGCTAAAGTTTCGCTCGTAAACAGCATTACGCCTTTCATCGACCGCATGATTCACGAGGTAAACCGACTTTCCGAAGGGGGCGAAAGCGATGAGGTGCGGCAGGAACGTTACCAGTATATCGCCGAACTCACGGATAAGATTAACCAATATAACAACGTGCTTACGGAGTGGATTCAGATGCGCCAGGGCTCACTCAGCCTGCGTATCGAAAGTTTCCCGCTCCAGCAGCTTTTCGATATTGTAAGCAAGGGCAAGATGAGCTTCCAGATGCAGGGCGTGAAACTCGATGTAGAACCTACAGATGCCGTGGTCAAGGCCGACCGCATCCTTACGCTCTTCATGATCAATACCATAGCCGATAACGCCCGCAAGTTTACACCTGAAGGCGGAAAGGTAACCATTAGCGCCAAGGTTTCTGACTTAGTGGAAATCAGCATCTCAGATACCGGAAAGGGTATGGACGAGGAGCAGCTGGCGCATGTCTTCGACCGGACCTATACGGGCGGTCACGGCTTCGGACTGCTCAACTGCAAGGGCATCATCGAGAAATATAAGAAGGTGAGTTCGCTCTTTGCCGGCTGTCAGATTAAGGCAGAAAGCAAGTTGGGCGAGGGGAGCCGCTTCAGTTTCCGTCTGCCTAAAGGCATCGCCCGCCGAACCCATCAGCTGCTGGGCATCTTCATCATGCTCTTCGTGCTGCTGTCGGCTTCGGTCCAGCCTTGTGAGGCAAAGAAGACCAACGGCATCCGCCAGCGCCACAATCATCTCAAGACGAACGTAGATGCCAATCTCCAGCGTGCCGACGATTTTGCAGATAGCGCCTACTTCAGCAATATCAACCGTACCTACCAGCGTACCCTGGCCTTTGCCGATTCTTCGCGCCATTATCTCAACGCGTTCTATCTGTCGAAATATCCCGACGGCAAGTATCTCATGGTGGCTCATCCGGAGGTGGGAATGGCGGCAGAACTCTTCTGGATACGCTCCGGACTGCCAACCAATTATCACGTCATCCTGGACCTGAGAAACGAGTGTGCCGTGGCTGCCCTGGCGTTGCACCAATGGTCGCTCTACCAGAGCAACAACAAGGTTTATACCCAGCTGTTTCGCGAGATAAGTGCCGATAATACGCTCGATAATTACGTGCACACGATGCAGCAGAGCGAGAACTCGAAGACCGTGGCCGTGGTGCTGCTCATCCTGTTGCTGCTGCAGTTGCCGCTGGCTTATTATCTGCTCTATTACCGCCACGTGCTGAGCTACCGGTTTGCCATGATTGAGCAGACCAAGGCTAAGCGAACCGACGAAGCTGAGCAGGAATCCCTGAAACTGGAGCTGCTGACCGATGAGCTGCATAGGGCTGAATATGAGAACGATAAGCTTCATATCTCCAATTCCGTGCTCGACAACTGTCTGTCTACGCTCAAGCACGAAACGATGTATTATCCGTCGCGCATCCGCCAGCTTATCGATTCGCAGCCCGATGATGTAGATTCGCTCAAGGAACTGGTAGATTATTATAAATCGCTCTATTCTCTGCTCAGCGCCCAGGCGATGGAGCAGGTAGAAGGCAACATCAAGGCAGATGATTTCCTGAACCGCTATCTTGTTTCTCTGATGCGTGGCAATTCCAAGGATTACCATACCGGAGTGGCTGAGATTCCGGGTTCTGCCTACGTGAGATATTGGATTGACCAGCAGGATGTGGCCTATGATGCTGCGCTCCATGCCCAGCTCTTCACCCCTCTGACGGGCGATTTGCGCTATCTCCTGTGCCGGCAGATTGTGAGGGAACTGGGCGAGATTACCAATCTGCGCGGCTGCGGCATCAAGGCCTGCCAGAGCGATAAGGGTTGCCTCAGGATAGAGGCCGTGCTGCCGGCACGCATCAAATGGAAAAGTTTAAAGTCATAA
- a CDS encoding sugar kinase, translating to MAKIVTLGEIMLRLSPEGNDRFIQSESLRIIPGGGEANVAVSLANYGHDAYFVSKLPKHEIGQIAVNGLRRYGVNTEFIARGGDRVGLYYAETGASMRPSKVIYDRAHSAIAEADPSDFDFDKIMEGAQWFHWSGITPAISDKAAELTKLACEAAKRHGVTVSVDLNFRKKLWTSEKAISVMRPLMQYVDVCIGNEEDAQLCLGFKPDADVEGGKTDAEGYYGIFKGMMKEFGFKYVVSTLRESLSATHNGWKALIYDGKEFYQSKHYDINPIIDRVGGGDSFSGGLIHGLLTKETQGEALEFAVAASALKHTIPGDFNLVSADEVESLAGGNANGRVQR from the coding sequence ATGGCAAAAATTGTAACATTAGGCGAGATCATGCTTCGTTTATCACCAGAAGGCAATGATCGTTTCATTCAGAGTGAATCACTTCGCATCATCCCTGGTGGTGGTGAGGCTAACGTAGCTGTAAGCTTGGCTAACTATGGCCATGATGCTTACTTCGTATCTAAACTCCCTAAGCACGAGATCGGTCAGATTGCTGTCAACGGTCTCCGTCGTTACGGCGTTAACACAGAGTTCATCGCACGTGGTGGCGACCGCGTAGGTCTCTACTATGCCGAGACTGGTGCTTCTATGCGCCCATCCAAGGTAATCTACGACCGTGCACACAGCGCAATTGCTGAGGCTGACCCATCTGATTTCGATTTCGACAAGATTATGGAGGGTGCCCAATGGTTCCATTGGAGCGGTATTACTCCAGCTATCAGCGACAAGGCTGCTGAACTTACCAAGTTGGCTTGTGAGGCTGCTAAGCGTCACGGCGTAACTGTTTCTGTTGACCTCAACTTCCGCAAGAAGCTCTGGACTTCTGAGAAGGCTATCTCTGTTATGCGTCCTCTGATGCAGTATGTTGATGTTTGCATCGGTAATGAGGAAGATGCTCAGCTCTGTCTGGGCTTCAAGCCAGATGCTGACGTAGAGGGCGGTAAGACTGATGCTGAGGGTTACTACGGAATCTTCAAGGGCATGATGAAGGAGTTCGGATTCAAATATGTTGTTTCTACTCTCCGCGAATCTCTCTCTGCTACACACAACGGCTGGAAGGCTCTTATCTATGATGGTAAGGAGTTCTATCAGAGCAAGCACTACGACATCAACCCTATCATCGACCGCGTTGGTGGTGGCGACTCTTTCTCTGGTGGTCTGATTCACGGTCTTCTTACTAAGGAGACTCAGGGCGAGGCTCTTGAGTTTGCGGTAGCTGCTTCTGCTTTGAAGCATACTATCCCAGGCGACTTCAACCTGGTATCTGCTGACGAGGTAGAGAGCCTGGCTGGCGGTAACGCTAATGGTCGAGTTCAGAGATAA
- a CDS encoding DUF4248 domain-containing protein: MEDFINRTYTKKELGLMYFPESMPRTAVNHLMSWIRRCQPLWDELQEMGYEKTCKSFTPKQVKAIIDNLGEPG; encoded by the coding sequence ATGGAAGATTTTATAAACCGCACGTATACGAAGAAGGAACTGGGACTGATGTACTTTCCCGAGAGTATGCCACGCACGGCCGTGAATCATCTCATGAGTTGGATTCGGCGATGCCAACCGCTCTGGGATGAATTGCAGGAGATGGGGTATGAAAAGACTTGCAAGTCGTTCACGCCCAAGCAGGTGAAGGCTATTATCGATAACCTCGGGGAACCGGGATAA
- a CDS encoding DNA-binding protein → MAINLKAKETLIQVGEMKGQYRFILGTELYNKLSESKVIKEAAIRSGVSVGVMQVCWDAAGEVIKAWCTEGHSVAVPGLGTMRFGVRAKSVPTVGEVATSLITNRRVIFTPSVDIKRELQETSIQITCYDRNGKVVKNVTSDDKGDVEDPDNTPGGGGGSDNTQGGGNTEGGGTTGGNEGDGLE, encoded by the coding sequence ATGGCAATTAATTTGAAAGCAAAGGAGACCCTTATCCAGGTAGGCGAAATGAAGGGTCAGTACAGATTCATCCTCGGTACCGAACTTTACAACAAGCTCTCAGAGAGCAAGGTAATCAAGGAGGCGGCTATCAGAAGCGGCGTTAGCGTGGGCGTGATGCAGGTTTGCTGGGATGCAGCAGGCGAGGTTATCAAGGCGTGGTGTACCGAAGGCCATTCCGTAGCCGTTCCGGGATTGGGAACCATGCGATTCGGCGTAAGAGCCAAGAGTGTGCCTACCGTAGGCGAAGTGGCTACCAGTCTGATTACCAACCGCCGTGTAATCTTCACCCCAAGCGTTGACATCAAGCGCGAGCTGCAGGAAACCTCCATCCAGATTACCTGTTACGACCGCAACGGCAAGGTGGTGAAAAACGTTACTTCCGACGATAAGGGCGATGTGGAAGACCCAGACAATACCCCAGGTGGTGGCGGCGGTTCGGATAACACCCAGGGCGGCGGAAATACTGAAGGCGGCGGAACCACCGGCGGTAATGAGGGAGACGGTTTGGAGTAA
- a CDS encoding DUF5932 domain-containing protein → MENFKVIIVEDVPLELKGTEGIFKNDIPEAEIIGTAESEIAYWKLIKQQLPDLVLLDLGLGGSTTVGVEICRQTKEQYPDVKVLIFTGEILNEKLWVDVLDAGCDGIILKSGELLTRGDVASCMGGKKLVFNQPILQKIVDRFKRSVNSQLMRQEALVNYEIDEYDERFLRHLALGYTKEQITNLRGMPFGVKSLEKRQAELVQKLFPDGNHGMGINATRLVVKACELRILDIDHLQADEE, encoded by the coding sequence ATGGAAAATTTTAAAGTCATCATAGTAGAAGACGTGCCCCTGGAACTGAAGGGCACAGAGGGTATCTTCAAGAATGATATTCCCGAGGCTGAAATCATCGGTACTGCCGAGAGCGAAATAGCCTATTGGAAACTCATCAAGCAGCAGTTGCCTGATCTGGTTCTGCTCGACCTCGGACTGGGCGGTTCCACCACGGTAGGCGTAGAAATCTGCCGCCAGACCAAGGAGCAGTATCCTGACGTGAAGGTGCTCATCTTTACAGGAGAAATTCTGAACGAAAAACTCTGGGTAGATGTGCTCGATGCGGGCTGCGACGGCATCATTCTGAAGAGTGGCGAACTCCTTACGCGTGGCGATGTGGCGAGCTGCATGGGAGGTAAGAAACTGGTGTTCAACCAGCCTATTCTTCAGAAGATAGTAGACCGTTTCAAGCGGAGCGTAAACAGTCAGCTGATGCGTCAGGAGGCTCTGGTGAATTATGAGATTGATGAGTATGACGAGCGTTTCCTGCGCCATCTTGCGCTGGGTTACACCAAGGAGCAGATTACCAACCTGCGCGGAATGCCTTTCGGCGTAAAGAGTCTGGAGAAGCGACAGGCAGAACTGGTTCAGAAACTCTTCCCTGACGGCAACCACGGCATGGGCATCAACGCCACCCGCCTGGTGGTAAAAGCCTGCGAGCTCCGCATCCTCGATATCGACCATCTGCAGGCAGATGAAGAATAA